From Glycine max cultivar Williams 82 chromosome 11, Glycine_max_v4.0, whole genome shotgun sequence, the proteins below share one genomic window:
- the LOC100306268 gene encoding immediate early response 3-interacting protein 1, whose product MGLWTLLEGFLLLANALAILNEDRFLAPRGWGFQDFSGGRTKSFKGQLIGLIYATQYLRVPLILLNSICIFVKLVSG is encoded by the coding sequence ATGGGTCTGTGGACTTTACTTGAGGGGTTTCTTCTTCTTGCAAATGCGCTAGCGATATTAAATGAGGACCGCTTTCTTGCACCTAGAGGATGGGGCTTCCAAGATTTCTCTGGTGGAAGGACTAAGTCGTTCAAAGGCCAGCTTATAGGCCTCATTTATGCAACTCAGTACCTCAGAGTTCCTCTCATACTTCTCAATTCCATCTGCATTTTTGTGAAGTTGGTGTCCGGATGA